The Mercurialis annua linkage group LG2, ddMerAnnu1.2, whole genome shotgun sequence genome contains a region encoding:
- the LOC126669682 gene encoding uncharacterized protein LOC126669682: MIYRRIHKFLVGSNYYHLSEINGAVPLHLMFCCHYHSHGEALPLKWYEKAYPTIVKLTHELQNVDLIDGRMVNVNDGSVVMDDCVAEKMHALKSLARVFIGSPVVQRNLRESMKPLSANPVDCFRELSEREPIVVNSLTKISNFLNVSAQQRKVVRHTICPQVTQHRIWTGALKETLNGLKSDMDSLCYKHSGKENDNIAQQIVSSCLKFLADVDNSEHGCTSWTRIRTSKSVESHCSGKWEDLLEMFNDLIRCLASKQELLYHFGKLEVMKEGLSQIKDLLVDKGIGFKEVRYQEGLVQKQLSKTLGHSSRCLFTLLSYYLYGYVRDIEIDLCGGIYGGGDGTQFCLCMGRILTLDEENMVRSGLKQLDRALGLYKFIWETSGMKGVLELQGHLWCVGAKERTLTYKGNLFFVHGISL, from the coding sequence ATGATCTATAGGCGCATCCATAAGTTTCTGGTTGGTTCAAATTATTACCATTTGTCCGAGATTAATGGAGCCGTCCCGTTGCATTTGATGTTTTGTTGTCATTATCACTCCCATGGAGAAGCTTTGCCTTTAAAATGGTATGAGAAAGCATACCCAACTATTGTGAAATTGACTCATGAGTTACAGAATGTGGATTTGATTGATGGGAGGATGGTTAATGTTAATGATGGCTCTGTCGTTATGGATGATTGTGTTGCGGAAAAAATGCACGCGTTGAAGTCGCTTGCACGAGTTTTTATTGGATCCCCGGTGGTTCAGAGAAATCTAAGGGAAAGTATGAAACCATTGTCAGCCAACCCGGTTGATTGTTTTCGTGAATTAAGCGAAAGAGAGCCTATAGTTGTGAATTCACTCACCAAGATTAGTAATTTCCTCAATGTATCTGCGCAACAGAGGAAGGTGGTTCGCCATACGATATGCCCTCAGGTAACTCAGCATCGGATATGGACGGGTGCGCTTAAGGAGACACTGAATGGTTTGAAGTCGGATATGGACTCCTTGTGCTATAAACATTCCGGAAAAGAGAATGATAACATAGCGCAGCAGATAGTTTCTAGCTGTTTGAAGTTCTTAGCTGATGTTGACAATTCAGAACATGGCTGCACTTCATGGACGCGTATCAGAACCTCTAAAAGTGTTGAATCTCATTGTTCTGGTAAGTGGGAAGATCTTCTTGAAATGTTTAATGATCTCATCCGTTGTTTGGCAAGTAAGCAAGAATTACTTTATCATTTTGGGAAACTTGAGGTAATGAAAGAAGGTTTGTCTCAGATTAAGGATTTGCTGGTTGATAAGGGTATTGGATTTAAGGAGGTACGGTATCAAGAAGGACTGGTGCAGAAGCAGCTTTCCAAGACGCTCGGTCACTCCTCACGTTGTTTGTTCACACTTTTATCGTATTACCTATATGGATATGTTAGGGACATTGAAATTGACTTATGTGGTGGAATTTATGGTGGTGGTGATGGGACTCAATTTTGTTTGTGTATGGGAAGGATTTTGACTTTGGATGAAGAGAATATGGTTAGGAGTGGGCTTAAGCAGTTGGACAGAGCTCTTGGACTATACAAGTTTATATGGGAAACGTCAGGGATGAAAGGGGTTCTGGAATTGCAAGGCCATCTGTGGTGTGTTGGGGCTAAGGAGAGGACACTCACATACAAAGGAAACTTATTCTTTGTTCATGGTATCAGTTTATGA
- the LOC126669678 gene encoding ferrochelatase-2, chloroplastic-like has product MVAASVPHQLNLSASNHKLAKSPSRLIPSVSCRRSSGELQNLDKQVSRSVLFSSCNSTAKSISINGASNPLSSAQKRDHNPQIFYAASAGVLPITEEFGESHSQAMEEKIGVLLLNLGGPETLHDVQPFLFNLFADPDIIRLPRLFRFLQRPLAQLISVLRAPKSKEGYAAIGGGSPLRKITDEQANAIKMALEAKGMSTNVYVGMRYWYPFTEEAIHQIKKDRITKLVVLPLYPQFSISTTGSSLRVLEDMFRKDTYLSRMPVCIIRSWYQREGYVNSMADLIGTELKQFSNPEEVTIFFSAHGVPVSYVENAGDPYRDQMEDCIDLIMQELKARGFDNDHTLAYQSRVGPVQWLKPYTDEVLVELGQKGVKNLLAVPVSFVSEHIETLEEIDMEYKELALESGIENWGRVPALGCTSSFITDLADAVIEALPSAEAIVTSKSTSEEADYDPFRYAIKLLFGSVLAFVLLLSPKMFFAFRNHLL; this is encoded by the exons ATGGTGGCCGCTTCGGTTCCTCATCAGTTGAATCTCTCTGCTTCCAATCATAAATT GGCAAAATCTCCGTCCAGGCTCATCCCATCTGTATCTTGCCGCCGTTCCTCTGGGGAATTACAGAATCTTGATAAACAAGTTTCACGATCAGTTTTGTTTTCAAGTTGTAATTCAACTGCTAAATCCATTTCCATCAATGGAGCATCAAATCCACTCAGTTCAGCTCAAAAAAGAGATCACAACCCACAAATATTTTATGCCGCCTCAGCTGGAGTGTTGCCAATTACTGAGGAATTTGGTGAATCTCATTCACAAGCAATGGAAGAAAAAATTGGTGTGCTGCTTTTGAATCTTGGAGGGCCAGAAACACTTCATGATGTGCAGCCATTTTTGTTCAATTTGTTTGCTGATCCT GATATCATAAGACTTCCGAGGCTGTTTCGGTTTCTTCAGCGGCCTTTGGCGCAGTTAATTTCTGTTCTTCGTGCTCCTAAGAGTAAAGAAGGGTATGCTGCGATTGGAGGGGGATCgcctttgcgtaaaataaccgaCGAGCAG GCTAATGCGATTAAAATGGCCTTGGAAGCAAAGGGTATGTCTACAAATGTTTATGTAGGAATGCGGTATTGGTACCCATTTACTGAGGAGGCAATTCATCAG ATCAAGAAGGACAGGATAACCAAGCTTGTCGTGCTGCCACTTTATCCACAGTTCTCCATCTCCACAACAGGGTCAAGCCTCCGTGTTCTTGAAGATATGTTCAG AAAAGACACATATCTATCAAGAATGCCTGTTTGCATTATACGGTCATGGTATCAGAGAGAAGGTTACGTTAATTCTATGGCTGACTTGATCGGAACAGAGTTAAAGCAGTTTTCTAATCCAGAAGAG GTCACGATATTCTTCAGTGCACATGGAGTGCCAGTGAGTTATGTGGAGAATGCAGGAGATCCGTACAGAGATCAGATGGAGGACTGTATCGACCTAATCATGCAGGAACTAAAAGCTAGAGGATTTGACAATGACCATACTCTTGCTTATCAG AGCCGAGTCGGGCCTGTACAATGGCTGAAACCCTACACTGATGAGGTTCTGGTTGAGCTTGGCCAGAAAGGTGTGAAGAACCTGCTAGCTGTTCCAGTAAG CTTTGTGAGTGAGCACATAGAGACTCTTGAAGAAATCGACATGGAATACAAGGAATTAGCACTTGAATCCGGCATTGAGAATTGGGGACGTGTACCGGCTCTGGGTTGCACTTCATCCTTCATCACAGATCTTGCAGATGCAGTGATAGAAGCTCTACCTTCGGCAGAAGCCATAGTAACCTCAAAAAGCACCTCTGAAGAAGCTGATTATGATCCTTTTAGATATGCAATCAAACTGCTGTTTGGCTCAGTCTTGGCGTTTGTCTTGCTTTTATCCCCAAAAATGTTCTTTGCATTCAGAAACCACCTTCTTTGA
- the LOC126669677 gene encoding vacuolar-processing enzyme, producing the protein MRFVSGVVIVLLLALCCVVSCSRNIGDDVIRLPSEASRFFRKNNDDDSTTGTRWAVLIAGSNGYWNYRHQADVCHAYQLLKKGGLKDENIIVFMYDDIADNEENPRKGIIINSPNGEDVYKGVPKDYTGEDVNVNNFFAAILGNKTALTGGSGKVVDSGPNDHIFIYYTDHGGPGVLGMPTNPYLYANDLNDVLKKKHASGTYKSLVFYLEACESGSVFEGLLPEGLNIYATTASNAVESSWGTYCPGENPSPPPEYETCLGDLYSIAWMEDSDVHNLRTESLHQQYELVKRRTLPDNSAYGSHVMQFGDVGLNKESLFMYMGTNPANDNSSFVDENSLRLPAKAVNQRDADLVHFWDKYRKAPEGSPRKVEAQKQVVEAMSHRMHVDHSVKLIGKLLFGLKKASEVLSAVRPAGKPLVDDWDCLKNLVRTFETHCGSISQYGMKHMRSFANLCNAGIREEQMTEASAQTCATFPSGTWSSLHKGFSA; encoded by the exons ATGCGATTTGTCTCCGGCGTAGTAATTGTTCTTCTCTTAGCTCTATGCTGCGTCGTTTCATGTAGCCGAAATATCGGCGACGATGTTATCCGGTTGCCGTCGGAAGCTTCTAGATTCTTCCGTAAAAATAATGACGATGATTCTACGACCGGGACTAGATGGGCGGTTTTGATTGCTGGATCTAACGGTTACTGGAATTACCGGCACCAG GCTGATGTTTGTCATGCCTATCAACTCCTGAAGAAAGGCGgtttaaaggatgaaaatataattgttttcatGTATGATGATATTGCTGATAATGAAGAGAATCCAAGGAAAGGAATCATCATTAACAGTCCCAACGGTGAAGATGTTTACAAAGGTGTTCCAAAG GATTACACTGGCGAAGATGTCAATGTCAATAATTTTTTTGCTGCTATCCTTGGAAACAAAACGGCTCTTACGGGTGGCAGCGGGAAAGTTGTCGATAGTGGTCCCAACGAtcatattttcatatattacaCTGATCATGGAGGTCCTGGAGTGCTAG GGATGCCTACCAATCCTTACCTATACGCTAATGATCTGAATGACGTCTTAAAAAAGAAGCATGCTTCTGGGACCTATAAAAGCTTG GTGTTCTATCTTGAAGCTTGTGAATCTGGGAGTGTTTTTGAGGGCCTTCTTCCTGAAGGCCTGAATATTTATGCAACTACAGCGTCAAACGCTGTAGAGAGCAGTTGGGGAACTTACTGCCCTGGAGAGAATCCTAGTCCACCCCCAGAATATGAAACCTGTTTGGGTGACCTGTATAGTATTGCTTGGATGGAGGATAG CGATGTACACAATTTGCGGACAGAATCTTTGCACCAACAATATGAACTG GTTAAAAGGAGGACCTTACCAGATAATTCTGCTTATGGGTCTCATGTCATGCAATTTGGTGACGTAGGACTTAACAAAGAATCACTCTTCATGTATATGGGCACCAATCCAGCTAATGATAACTCCAGTTTTGTGGATGAGAACTCCTTGAGGCTACCTGCAAAAGCTGTTAACCAGCGTGATGCTGATCTTGTTCATTTCTGGGATAAG TACCGCAAAGCCCCAGAGGGCTCTCCTAGGAAGGTTGAAGCACAGAAGCAGGTTGTTGAAGCAATGTCTCACCGAATGCATGTAGACCACAGCGTGAAACTGATCGGGAAGCTCCTATTCGGACTTAAAAAGGCATCAGAGGTGCTGAGCGCTGTTCGTCCTGCTGGGAAACCACTTGTTGATGACTGGGATTGCCTTAAAAATTTG GTAAGGACCTTTGAGACACATTGCGGATCCATATCCCAGTACGGTATGAAACACATGCGTTCTTTTGCAAACCTTTGCAACGCTGGAATTCGCGAGGAACAGATGACCGAAGCATCAGCACAAACTTGTGCCACATTTCCATCTGGTACATGGAGCTCTCTTCACAAGGGGTTTAGTGCATGA
- the LOC130015131 gene encoding uncharacterized protein LOC130015131: MSESDLNKTVTQIIRQMRKPDDSDDQLENVVVTPVRKSLRIKMSKPDVVSKNEEKAIVKRKAVKKSSSGKRKAEPVILKRDIKMRRLGSDNLNKDDSLQKFDLLIAPTSRFVGKVGKACSIDVITNINSKLSPDQMSIFKSSRFGVFLGLGKDVLSLRLIHSILLREVHYPDMSELWFNFGSRNMRFSLYEFGLVSGLVCGGDESRFSNYCDGGIFYGKFFGDDNRITRQVIEAKFNDAVWDNDDDAVKFAKLYFVQCFLLGSLESTLVDSRFIHLLDCPDFDDFPWGKYSFQLFVQSTKNKLWTFLQASKQSTFYRLYGFPHAIQFWFYETLTTVPDFLCSLSNAAAFPRFLRWSPKNIKKIQNFDFKVYDDPTEKVKAGPNIKATDFELSQNIVTGLSHQHFIAASSSDDESILEVAKSACSDFVNELKDLVFDSGVEYSDLELDIRKQIYDSIVNFENNKLTDIFKDNSGEDENVEEQIYSSDNDVGDSSSKDNDNSYKEETENEEQQFNDEDVTVLDGGEIDAEVHDQSIAENVSGPENVSGLDSGKVNFY; encoded by the exons ATGAGTGAATCtgatttaaataaaactgtAACTCAAATCATAAGGCAAATGAGAAAGCCTGATGATAGTGATGATCAATTGGAGAATGTAGTTGTGACTCCTGTTCGGAAAAGTTTAAGAATCAAAATGTCAAAGCCAGATGTTGTGAGTAAGAATGAGGAAAAAGCAATTGTGAAGAGAAAAGCAGTAAAAAAGTCTTCATCTGGTAAAAGAAAAGCAGAACCTGTTATATTAAAAAGAGATATTAAGATGAGAAGGCTTGGCAGTGATAATTTGAATAAAGATGATTCTCTTCag AAATTTGATCTGTTAATTGCTCCTACTAGTCGGTTCGTGGGAAAAGTTGGCAAGGCTTGTTCGATTGATGTGATAACTAATATTAATTCCAAGCTCAGTCCTGATCAAATGTCTATATTCAAGAGCAGTAGGTTTGGTGTGTTTCTGGGATTAGGAAAGGATGTATTGAGTCTTAGGCTTATACATTCTATACTTCTTAGGGAAGTTCATTATCCAGATATGTCCGAGCTTTGGTTTAATTTTGGTTCGCGTAACATGCGCTTTAGTCTGTATGAGTTTGGATTGGTTAGTGGTCTTGTTTGCGGTGGGGATGAGTCTAGATTTTCAAATTACTGTGATGGTGGAATCTTTTATGGTAAATTCTTTGGCGATGATAATAGAATTACTCGTCAGGTTATAGAAGCTAAGTTTAATGATGCAGTTTGGGATAATGATGATGATGCTGTGAAGTTTGCAAAGCTGTATTTTGTGCAATGTTTTCTGTTGGGCAGTCTTGAAAGTACATTGGTTGACAGTCGTTTCATTCACTTGTTGGACTGTCCAGATTTTGATGATTTTCCGTGGGGAAAATATTCATTTCAGTTATTCGTCCAGTCTACAAAGAACAAGCTTTGGACATTTCTGCAGGCTTCAAAACAATCTACTTTTTATCGACTGTATGGCTTCCCCCATGCCATTCAATTTTGGTTTTATGAAACCTTGACTACAGTTCCTGATTTTTTGTGTTCGTTGAGCAATGCTGCTGCGTTTCCTCGGTTTTTGCGCTGGAGTCCAAAGAATATTAAAAAGATTCAgaactttgattttaaagttTATGATGATCCAACTGAAAAg GTTAAAGCTGGTCCAAATATTAAAGCAACTGATTTTGAGTTAAGTCAGAATATTGTGACTGGACTCAGTCATCAACACTTCATTGCTGCTTCCAGTTCGGATGACGAAAGTATTTTGGAAGTTGCTAAGTCTGCTTGCTCTGATTTTGTGAATGAACTTAAAGATTTGGTGTTTGACAGTGGTGTTGAATATTCTGATTTGGAGTTAGATATTCGAAAGCAGATTTATGATTCTATTGTGAATtttgaaaacaacaaattaactgATATTTTCAAGGATAATTCTGGAGAG GATGAAAATGTAGAAGAACAGATATATTCTTCTGATAATGATGTTGGTGATAGTTCTTCTAAGGATAATGATAATTCTTACAAGGAAGAAACTGAAAATGAAGAGCAACAATTTAATGATGAGGATGTTACTGTTTTAGATGGTGGAGAG ATTGATGCTGAAGTACATGATCAATCCATTGCTGAGAATGTTTCTGGTCCTGAGAATGTTTCTGGTCTTGATAGTGGAAAggtaaattttt ATTGA
- the LOC130015186 gene encoding uncharacterized protein LOC130015186 yields the protein MDGVVNYNSDNYHQESSEVDKANENVDVNVGVHDHVDPADDQSIEQVADFDNAKIDAESNAPIITGEVAADVNMDERYEEVGVASGAVEKDTGGMVEVNIVNENEVLGIGEAAGKDGGMGELVSNVNVRRTECFGFGFDAIGSGREFSQKKYVIEVI from the exons ATGGATGGTGTAGTGAATTACAATTCTGATAACTATCATCAAGAGTCTTCCGAGGTAGATAAAGCTAATGAGAATGTTGATGTTAATGTTGGGGTACATGATCATGTTGATCCTGCTGATGATCAATCCATTGAGCAAGTTGCTGATTTTGATAATGCAAAG ATTGATGCTGAATCCAATGCTCCAATTATTACTGGTGAAGTTGCTGCTGATGTTAATATGGATGAGCGATATGAAGAAGTTGGTGTTGCGAGTGGGGCTGTTGAGAAGGATACTGGTGGTATGGTAGAAGTTAATATTGTTAATGAAAATGAAGTTTTGGGAATTGGAGAGGCTGCTGGAAAAGATGGAGGAATGGGAGAGCTTGTAAGTAATGTTAATGTGCGTAGAACTGAatgttttggatttggttttgaTGCTATCGGTTCTGGAAGGGAATTCTCACAAAAGAAATATGTAATTGAGGTAATATGA